In Polyangia bacterium, a single genomic region encodes these proteins:
- a CDS encoding ABC transporter ATP-binding protein, whose product MDFAIETRALRKVYRVPKPSRRRGGAGGPIRPPMMPPASVSVTGGEVVALESLDLSVRQGEFFGLLGPNGAGKTTTIGILTTRVLPSAGRAFIAGQDVVAAAVSVRQRIGVVPQRPNPDRGLSVLENLVFHASYFGFSRGESRTRASEILERLGLGERGESRVDQLSGGQQQRLMIARALIHQPQVIFLDEPTVGLDPQARLALWEILRGLHAEGRTIVMTTHYMEEAEQLCQRVAIIDRGRLLACDPPDLLKKKAPGGTLIDLTLDGPAAPVLAAARALAGVLSAEAAGVALRVYHPREGEALVPLLGAVQAAGRAVINIRLAPPSLETLFVSLTGRKLD is encoded by the coding sequence GTGGATTTCGCCATCGAGACGCGCGCCCTGCGCAAGGTCTACCGCGTGCCCAAGCCCAGCAGACGGCGCGGCGGCGCGGGCGGACCCATCCGGCCGCCGATGATGCCGCCAGCCTCGGTGTCCGTGACCGGCGGCGAGGTGGTCGCCCTCGAATCCCTGGATCTCAGCGTCCGGCAGGGCGAGTTCTTCGGCCTGCTTGGTCCGAACGGCGCGGGCAAGACCACCACCATCGGCATTCTCACCACGCGCGTGCTGCCGTCGGCTGGCCGGGCCTTCATCGCCGGTCAGGACGTGGTGGCGGCCGCGGTGTCGGTGCGCCAGCGCATCGGCGTGGTGCCGCAGCGGCCGAACCCAGATCGCGGTTTGTCCGTGCTGGAGAACCTGGTCTTTCACGCGTCGTACTTTGGTTTTTCGCGCGGCGAATCGCGGACCCGGGCCAGCGAGATTCTGGAGCGCCTGGGTCTGGGCGAGCGCGGCGAATCGCGCGTCGATCAACTGTCGGGCGGCCAGCAACAGCGCCTGATGATCGCCCGCGCCTTGATTCACCAGCCGCAGGTGATCTTTCTCGACGAGCCGACGGTGGGCCTGGACCCGCAGGCGCGCCTGGCGCTGTGGGAGATCTTGCGCGGTCTGCACGCCGAAGGTCGCACCATCGTGATGACGACGCACTACATGGAAGAAGCCGAGCAGCTGTGCCAGCGGGTGGCGATCATCGATCGCGGACGCTTGCTGGCCTGCGATCCGCCTGATCTCTTGAAGAAGAAAGCGCCGGGCGGCACGCTGATCGATCTGACGCTGGACGGACCCGCCGCGCCGGTGCTGGCGGCGGCGCGCGCGCTGGCTGGCGTGCTGTCCGCCGAAGCGGCCGGCGTTGCCCTGCGCGTCTATCATCCCCGCGAAGGCGAGGCGCTGGTGCCGCTTTTGGGCGCGGTGCAGGCGGCGGGTCGAGCGGTCATCAACATCCGGTTGGCCCCGCCCAGCTTGGAAACGCTGTTCGTCTCTCTCACCGGAAGGAAACTGGATTGA
- a CDS encoding discoidin domain-containing protein encodes MAVGCNSPEGFHGIGADGGAPTGSGGIGVGAGTGGDDGTGGLGGSGGLFGSGGTGGGGTGGSGTGGAGGDGSGGGGVDAPMDVSIDQRADAGADAPAISDARDTAADSGSQVLTFQNYCLRAHWTATASLQPDLAINAIDGDAVTMWATAAPQTPNEYLQVDLGGPTRLTQIVLDNSAGNQTDYPRAYTVVGSADGNSFPTTMASVGQTPAGALTTISFNAVTVRAFRIIQANSDPTFWWTVHELRLGCQPATAPPAGAFDPFDPSQWIVTASSNVGGEGPSNAIDGDFTTRWTSGAHQQGSEYFMVDMGAPTTISQVWMTTRQSPNDFATQYALDVSTNGTTFSTVATGAGAIVTKIVVSPVKARYVKIRQTGQTDPNIGSWWSFDELTIRP; translated from the coding sequence TTGGCCGTTGGGTGCAACTCCCCGGAGGGGTTTCACGGCATCGGTGCGGACGGTGGCGCACCCACCGGCAGCGGCGGCATCGGCGTTGGCGCCGGCACCGGCGGCGATGACGGCACCGGTGGACTGGGCGGCAGCGGCGGATTGTTCGGCAGCGGCGGCACGGGCGGCGGCGGCACGGGCGGCAGCGGCACCGGCGGCGCTGGCGGCGACGGATCGGGCGGCGGCGGCGTCGACGCTCCGATGGACGTCTCCATCGACCAGAGGGCGGACGCCGGCGCGGATGCGCCCGCGATCAGCGACGCGCGCGACACCGCCGCCGACAGCGGATCGCAGGTGCTGACCTTCCAGAACTATTGCTTGCGCGCGCACTGGACCGCCACCGCGTCGCTGCAGCCGGACCTGGCCATCAACGCCATCGACGGCGATGCCGTCACCATGTGGGCGACGGCGGCGCCGCAGACACCGAACGAGTATTTGCAGGTCGATCTCGGCGGGCCGACCCGCCTGACCCAGATCGTCCTCGACAACAGCGCCGGCAATCAGACCGACTACCCGCGGGCGTACACCGTCGTGGGCTCCGCCGACGGCAATTCGTTTCCCACCACGATGGCCAGCGTCGGTCAAACACCGGCCGGCGCGCTCACCACCATCAGCTTCAACGCGGTCACGGTGCGCGCCTTCCGCATCATCCAAGCCAACTCTGACCCGACGTTCTGGTGGACGGTGCACGAGCTGCGCCTCGGCTGCCAGCCTGCCACCGCGCCACCGGCCGGTGCCTTCGATCCGTTCGATCCCAGCCAGTGGATCGTGACCGCGTCGTCCAACGTGGGCGGAGAAGGGCCGAGCAATGCCATCGACGGAGACTTCACCACGCGCTGGACGTCTGGTGCGCACCAGCAGGGCAGCGAGTATTTCATGGTGGACATGGGCGCACCGACCACCATCAGCCAGGTGTGGATGACCACCCGTCAAAGCCCGAATGATTTTGCCACTCAGTACGCGCTGGACGTGTCGACCAACGGCACCACGTTCTCCACCGTGGCCACGGGCGCCGGCGCCATCGTCACCAAGATCGTCGTTTCGCCAGTCAAGGCGCGCTATGTGAAGATCCGCCAGACCGGCCAGACGGACCCCAACATCGGCAGCTGGTGGTCGTTCGACGAGCTGACCATTCGCCCGTGA
- a CDS encoding pyridoxal phosphate-dependent aminotransferase, which produces MFSRRLPWDRPENALAAAETARHQAGGAVLDLTVSNPTTVDLPYPVAALREALAPPEVATYAPAPRGLPSARAAVAADYARRGCTVDPDRLLLTASSSESYALLFKLLCDPGDAVLIPEPGYPLFDYLARLEGVQPIAYRLAYDGVWHIDFASIDAALAAARAAGQRTPALIVVSPNNPTGSFLKADERRRLATLCARGGMALIADEVFADFPFGARPGDAVACAAAAAAAGAAPVLTFSLGGLSKSCGLPQIKLGWIVAGGSPSDVAMALGRLELIADTYLSVATPVQLAAPDLLALGGTIRAAITARVAANRARLQALLPSSSPCTLLPAEAGWSAILRVPAVMTDAEWAVTLLQRDGVLVQPGYFFDLPGPGAFLVVSLLPPPSIFAEAMARVVDRCSGLMEGS; this is translated from the coding sequence GTGTTTTCGCGTCGTCTGCCCTGGGATCGCCCAGAAAACGCCCTCGCCGCGGCCGAGACGGCCCGCCATCAGGCCGGCGGCGCGGTCCTTGATCTGACGGTGTCCAATCCCACCACCGTCGACCTGCCGTATCCGGTGGCGGCGCTGCGCGAGGCGCTGGCGCCGCCCGAGGTGGCCACCTATGCGCCGGCGCCGCGCGGGTTGCCGTCGGCGCGCGCCGCGGTCGCCGCCGACTATGCCCGGCGCGGATGTACCGTCGATCCCGATCGCCTGCTGCTCACCGCCAGCAGCAGCGAATCGTATGCACTGCTGTTCAAGCTGCTGTGCGATCCCGGCGACGCCGTTCTCATTCCCGAGCCCGGCTATCCGCTGTTCGACTATCTGGCGCGCCTGGAAGGCGTGCAACCCATCGCCTATCGCCTGGCTTACGACGGTGTCTGGCATATCGACTTTGCGTCGATCGACGCGGCGCTGGCAGCCGCCCGCGCCGCCGGCCAAAGGACGCCCGCGCTGATCGTGGTCAGCCCGAACAACCCGACCGGATCATTCCTCAAGGCCGACGAGCGCCGCCGGCTGGCCACGCTCTGTGCGCGCGGCGGCATGGCCTTGATCGCCGACGAGGTGTTCGCCGATTTTCCCTTCGGGGCCCGGCCCGGCGACGCCGTGGCCTGCGCCGCCGCGGCCGCGGCTGCCGGCGCTGCGCCGGTGTTGACGTTCAGCCTGGGCGGCCTCTCCAAGTCGTGCGGCTTGCCGCAGATCAAGCTCGGCTGGATCGTGGCCGGCGGATCACCATCCGATGTCGCGATGGCGCTGGGGCGGCTGGAGCTGATCGCCGACACCTATCTTTCCGTGGCAACGCCGGTCCAGCTGGCGGCACCGGATTTGTTGGCTCTGGGTGGCACCATTCGCGCGGCCATCACGGCTCGCGTGGCGGCCAACCGCGCCCGGTTGCAGGCGCTGCTGCCGTCGTCATCTCCTTGCACGTTGCTGCCGGCCGAGGCCGGCTGGTCGGCCATTCTTCGCGTCCCCGCCGTGATGACTGATGCAGAGTGGGCGGTCACGCTGCTACAGCGCGACGGCGTGCTGGTGCAGCCCGGTTATTTCTTCGACCTGCCGGGACCGGGCGCGTTCTTGGTGGTGAGCCTTCTGCCCCCGCCGTCGATCTTCGCCGAGGCGATGGCGCGGGTGGTGGATCGCTGCAGCGGCTTGATGGAAGGAAGCTAG
- a CDS encoding pectin acetylesterase-family hydrolase, with protein MKRTLLTLAAVFLVGCGDKSPGIQDSGTPGTGDDASATGDGSPTDDGGDVSLAGDSAFPFDTAPGMPLDVPAGQWTWVDFPDSTCDEGSPTGIAVSPGDAGKLLIFFEGGGACWDALTCFGLNTAVHGPFGQAQWAAQAATITTSSILDRTLAGNPFAGYGLVFVPYCTGDLHAGNNVATYDVAGQATPYHHQGAANVAAYLARIAPTWANATDVVISGSSAGGFGALMNYEPIRAHFPSAKMIMIDDSGPPLAGTSIPASERMAWYAQWHVGDLIDPQCADCKDDVSHLPAAVAAKYPNDRMALLSSLQDQTIRTYFMLTADGMQAALQSLKTDQLDPLPNFHTFFVSGQTHTMLGNPGSFMVGGTSLLSWLGQMASGDAAWMSVGP; from the coding sequence ATGAAAAGAACCTTACTGACCCTGGCGGCAGTTTTTCTGGTCGGCTGCGGCGATAAATCGCCGGGCATCCAGGACAGCGGCACGCCCGGCACGGGCGACGACGCCAGCGCGACCGGCGATGGCAGCCCCACCGACGATGGCGGCGATGTCAGCCTGGCCGGCGATTCGGCGTTTCCTTTCGACACCGCGCCGGGCATGCCCCTCGATGTACCGGCCGGCCAGTGGACCTGGGTCGACTTCCCCGATTCGACCTGCGACGAGGGCTCGCCGACCGGGATCGCCGTCAGCCCCGGCGACGCCGGCAAGCTGCTGATCTTCTTCGAAGGCGGCGGCGCCTGCTGGGACGCGCTGACCTGTTTCGGGCTGAACACGGCGGTGCACGGACCGTTCGGCCAGGCGCAGTGGGCCGCTCAAGCTGCGACCATCACAACGTCCAGCATTCTGGATCGCACCCTGGCCGGCAATCCCTTCGCCGGATACGGGCTGGTGTTCGTACCCTACTGCACGGGCGATTTACACGCCGGCAACAACGTCGCCACCTACGACGTGGCTGGCCAGGCCACGCCGTATCACCATCAAGGCGCAGCCAACGTGGCGGCGTACCTGGCCCGCATCGCGCCCACCTGGGCCAACGCCACCGACGTGGTGATCAGCGGCAGCAGCGCCGGTGGTTTCGGCGCGCTGATGAACTACGAACCGATCCGCGCCCACTTTCCTAGCGCCAAGATGATCATGATCGACGATTCCGGTCCGCCGTTGGCGGGCACGTCGATCCCGGCCAGCGAACGGATGGCCTGGTACGCGCAGTGGCATGTCGGCGATCTCATCGATCCGCAGTGCGCGGACTGCAAGGACGACGTGTCCCACTTACCGGCCGCCGTGGCGGCGAAATATCCGAATGATCGAATGGCCCTGCTGTCGTCGCTGCAGGATCAGACCATCCGAACCTATTTCATGCTGACGGCGGACGGGATGCAGGCGGCGTTGCAGTCGCTGAAGACGGACCAGCTGGATCCGCTGCCCAACTTTCACACCTTCTTCGTCTCCGGCCAGACGCACACGATGCTGGGCAACCCTGGCAGCTTCATGGTCGGCGGCACATCGCTTTTGTCCTGGCTCGGGCAGATGGCCAGCGGTGATGCCGCCTGGATGTCCGTCGGTCCGTAA
- a CDS encoding response regulator: protein MLVTLLPTGGTPAPPTGRVPASVLVVSDDPELRDFLMELAIEEGYGVRCAKTETEVTTALHEERPGLIIGDLDMANRSGERVLRALRRSEVDRDIARFGVTSSNDTMIGVSIDAPVFFKPGLDGLSQALAHLFKNERGWSR, encoded by the coding sequence ATGCTGGTGACGCTCTTGCCGACCGGAGGAACACCGGCGCCGCCGACCGGGAGGGTTCCTGCCTCCGTCCTGGTCGTCAGCGACGATCCTGAATTGCGTGACTTCCTGATGGAATTGGCCATCGAGGAAGGCTATGGCGTTCGTTGCGCCAAGACCGAAACGGAAGTGACCACGGCCCTTCACGAGGAGCGACCAGGCTTGATCATCGGCGATCTGGACATGGCCAACCGTTCCGGCGAACGCGTCTTGCGCGCGCTCCGCCGAAGCGAGGTCGATCGCGACATCGCTCGCTTTGGCGTGACGTCGTCGAACGACACGATGATCGGCGTCAGCATCGACGCGCCGGTGTTCTTCAAGCCGGGCCTGGACGGCCTCAGCCAGGCGCTGGCGCACCTGTTCAAGAACGAACGCGGCTGGAGCCGCTGA
- a CDS encoding DUF692 domain-containing protein: MNLFPYLGHGIGLRTEHYQAVLEQPPVVDWFEVISDNFLVAGGNPRRVLREIRGRSPVVMHGVSLSLGSVDPINGDYLNGLADLAAEVQPELISDHLCWGSLGGHYAHDLLPLPYTEEALHHVAERVQRVQDRLKRRILVENVSSYVSFCQSAMTEWEFLAALCQRADCGVLLDVNNIFVSAHNHGFDPAAFIAGIPLARVGQIHLAGHSTAGELLLDTHDHPVCDGVWDLYRQALRRFGRVSTLIEWDDHIPPLERVVEESRRAAGIETALLAAPNGAALLVAPAVSHAAG, translated from the coding sequence ATGAATTTGTTTCCTTATTTGGGACACGGGATTGGGTTGCGCACAGAGCATTACCAGGCGGTGCTGGAACAGCCGCCGGTGGTGGATTGGTTTGAAGTTATTTCTGACAATTTCCTGGTGGCGGGGGGAAATCCGCGGCGGGTGTTGCGAGAAATTCGCGGGCGGTCGCCGGTGGTGATGCACGGGGTTTCGCTGTCACTGGGGTCGGTTGACCCAATCAACGGCGATTATTTGAACGGGCTGGCAGACCTGGCAGCTGAGGTGCAACCGGAGCTGATCTCCGATCATTTGTGCTGGGGCAGTCTGGGCGGGCACTACGCCCACGACCTTTTGCCTCTGCCTTACACTGAAGAGGCTTTGCACCACGTCGCCGAGCGCGTACAGCGGGTGCAGGATCGACTCAAAAGACGGATCCTGGTGGAAAACGTCTCCAGCTACGTCAGCTTTTGTCAGTCGGCCATGACCGAATGGGAGTTTTTGGCGGCGCTTTGTCAGCGCGCCGACTGCGGCGTTCTTTTGGACGTGAACAACATCTTTGTCAGTGCCCACAACCACGGTTTCGATCCGGCGGCGTTCATCGCCGGAATTCCTCTTGCTCGGGTGGGACAGATTCATCTGGCTGGGCACAGCACGGCGGGCGAGCTGCTGCTGGACACCCACGATCACCCGGTTTGCGACGGCGTCTGGGACCTCTACCGGCAGGCGCTGCGGCGGTTCGGGCGGGTGTCGACGCTGATCGAATGGGACGATCACATCCCGCCACTCGAACGTGTGGTGGAGGAATCGCGGCGCGCCGCTGGCATCGAAACGGCGCTGCTAGCCGCGCCGAACGGAGCGGCGTTGCTGGTCGCGCCAGCGGTCAGTCATGCGGCGGGGTGA
- a CDS encoding ABC transporter permease yields MNPPAPLPAPRPVGAGHVFLALLMRDAVVVRRELIYFLMRTAMQPLLFTIVFGYLLPRMGFVNRGYTSALLPGVLAVSLALAAVQSVALQMVADFGFTKEIEDRLLAPVASWLVALEKVVSGTGQALIAALFVLPLARLIMGPIAGLSLGNVGLIIVVTLFGATSFSMLGLFLGSVIEGTQIGLLFGIVVAPMIMFGCAYYPWKGLDAVPVMKYAVLLNPLTYVSEGLRGVLIPNQPHMPIPMVLLALAAITALFWRLGLRTFMKRAVG; encoded by the coding sequence TTGAACCCGCCCGCGCCTTTGCCCGCTCCGCGCCCGGTCGGCGCCGGCCATGTCTTCCTGGCCTTGCTGATGCGCGACGCGGTGGTGGTGCGCCGCGAGCTGATCTATTTCCTCATGCGCACGGCGATGCAGCCGCTGCTGTTCACCATCGTCTTTGGGTATCTCTTGCCGCGCATGGGCTTCGTCAATCGCGGGTATACCTCGGCGCTTTTGCCGGGCGTCCTGGCGGTCAGCCTGGCCCTGGCGGCGGTGCAGTCGGTGGCGCTGCAGATGGTGGCCGATTTTGGTTTCACCAAAGAGATCGAAGATCGCTTGCTGGCCCCGGTGGCAAGCTGGCTGGTGGCGCTGGAGAAGGTGGTCTCCGGCACCGGGCAAGCGTTGATCGCGGCGCTGTTCGTGCTGCCGCTGGCGCGCCTCATCATGGGACCCATCGCCGGGCTATCGCTCGGCAACGTGGGCCTCATCATCGTCGTGACGCTGTTCGGAGCGACGTCGTTCAGCATGCTGGGGCTTTTCCTGGGCAGCGTGATCGAAGGAACGCAGATCGGTCTGCTTTTCGGGATCGTGGTGGCGCCGATGATCATGTTCGGCTGCGCGTATTACCCGTGGAAGGGCCTCGACGCTGTGCCGGTGATGAAGTACGCGGTGCTGCTGAACCCGCTGACCTATGTATCGGAAGGCCTGCGCGGCGTCCTCATCCCCAACCAGCCGCACATGCCAATCCCGATGGTGCTGCTGGCGCTGGCGGCGATCACCGCGC
- a CDS encoding DNA-binding domain-containing protein — protein MRRGDAPDRPMLAAIERQFFSLITAPEGVAAGLAADGASAEQLAAIIQGDHRASAVERLDIYANMYFYRIRDTLAQYFPATSAALDETGFHNLITDYLLAHRSRHPSLREVGRYLPLFAAGHSLAGDRPWLGELAALEWARLDVFDRVDQSPLTRQQLQTLPPEAFATLILQPIAAHELVPSVHAIDDVWSAVLAAAPLPPQALVRQQPATFLVWRRETTVYHRLVDAAEEEAIRLIQPGLSFGVLCERLSQTRDAEDAARLGSTWLGQWLADGLLAA, from the coding sequence ATGCGGCGGGGTGACGCGCCCGATCGGCCGATGCTGGCCGCGATCGAACGGCAGTTCTTCTCGCTGATCACTGCGCCGGAAGGGGTGGCCGCTGGCCTCGCCGCTGACGGCGCCAGCGCCGAGCAATTGGCGGCGATCATTCAAGGTGACCACCGCGCCTCCGCCGTCGAGCGCCTGGATATCTACGCCAACATGTACTTCTACCGAATCCGCGACACGCTGGCGCAGTACTTTCCGGCCACGTCGGCGGCGCTGGACGAGACCGGCTTTCACAATCTCATCACCGACTATCTGTTGGCGCACCGGTCTCGTCATCCATCGCTGCGCGAGGTGGGCCGGTACTTGCCGCTTTTCGCCGCTGGGCATTCCCTGGCCGGCGATCGTCCTTGGCTGGGCGAGCTGGCGGCGCTGGAATGGGCGCGTCTCGACGTCTTTGACCGCGTCGATCAATCACCGCTGACGCGGCAGCAGCTTCAAACGTTGCCGCCCGAGGCCTTCGCCACCCTGATCCTGCAACCGATCGCCGCGCACGAGCTGGTTCCCTCCGTGCACGCCATCGATGACGTCTGGTCCGCGGTGCTGGCCGCCGCGCCGCTGCCGCCGCAGGCGCTGGTCCGCCAACAACCGGCCACCTTCTTGGTCTGGCGCCGCGAGACCACCGTCTATCACCGCCTGGTCGACGCCGCCGAGGAGGAGGCGATCCGTTTGATCCAGCCTGGTCTTTCCTTCGGTGTTCTCTGCGAACGCCTGAGCCAGACGCGCGACGCCGAGGACGCCGCCCGCCTTGGCTCGACCTGGCTCGGGCAATGGCTGGCCGACGGTCTTCTGGCTGCCTGA
- a CDS encoding OsmC family protein, whose amino-acid sequence MASVQVVSGAGYRQRIQAGAHTLTADEPTSNGGTDAGPAPYALLLASLGACTSITLQMYATRKGWTLGQVEVALRMFKGKEGEGDQIERIVTCSAPLSDEQRTRLAEICDKTPVTRTLKAGISIATELKIAG is encoded by the coding sequence ATCGCCAGCGTTCAGGTGGTGAGCGGCGCCGGTTACAGGCAACGGATCCAGGCCGGCGCCCACACGCTGACCGCCGACGAGCCGACCAGCAACGGCGGCACCGACGCTGGTCCGGCGCCGTACGCGCTGCTGCTGGCGTCGCTGGGCGCGTGCACGTCGATCACGCTGCAGATGTACGCCACGCGCAAGGGCTGGACGCTCGGTCAGGTCGAGGTCGCGCTGCGCATGTTCAAGGGCAAGGAAGGCGAAGGCGATCAGATCGAACGCATCGTCACCTGCAGCGCGCCCCTGTCCGACGAGCAGCGCACCCGCCTGGCGGAGATCTGCGACAAGACGCCGGTGACCCGAACGTTGAAGGCCGGGATCTCCATCGCGACCGAGCTCAAGATCGCCGGCTGA